Below is a genomic region from Methanosphaera sp. ISO3-F5.
TCTCCATATGTTTCTATCAGTTCATCCTTATTTTTTGAAAAATCTGCAACACCGTAAATGTCACTATATTCTTCTAAACATTCAATTATTGACATCCTAATCTACTCAGTAAATCCTATGATAAGTGTTCCTATTCTTTCTTCATGTGATAATTCAAAGCAATCCTTAATGTAATGGTCGGTTCCAGTGGATGGAACAGCCACTTTAAGGCTTGTTACCATACTTTCCAAGTCTTCATCAGTGAAAAAAGAACTTGTGGAACTTGTCATTACAAAGAATTGTTTTTCACCGAGTGTTGCAAGATTGTTATATGTTACAAAGTTATCTGATAAGAAGAACACATTTGGATCGTTTCGTAGGTCTTCTAACTCTTCTTCATCATATATTGTTTCACCAATTATTTGTCCGGATTCTGTTCGGAGTGTGAAAGAATTATTGTCCACGTCTTCAGGACCCATTTCTCGTTCTGGCCTTTCATCATTATTTAAAACTATTACTAATGCTTCTTCTTCTTTGAAAGCTTCTTCCATTCCCTGGTTAATAAATGGTACTAGTTCATCTAATCGTTTCATTTCATGTTGCAGGACTTGTTTTTTCATGTCATCTGTCATTAACTCTACAATCATGACACCTGGTTCTTCTTCTATTGTTTTAATCAGGTCTGTTGTAGCACTCATTATCTTCACCTATTTTCTAATCTTTTTTAACATTAAATCCTACAAGAATTGAAGCAAGCTTTGCATCATCTTCAAAATTAAAGTATTCTTTAATATAAAGATCTGCTAATGGGTCGGGACTACTTGACACTACATCACATGTATCCTCTAATTCTTCTACTTCAATAAATTGGACTGGTGGTAATACAAATGCTTGTTTTGTAGGATTTTTTTCTAATGCTTCACTTTTAAGATTGTTTTCCAGTTCTTTAGGGTCTTGTGTTAACACGAAGTCTGGTGTTACGAATGTAGCATTCTTGTTGGATTCATGTTTCTGTTTCTGTTCATTGTTTACTATTTCTTCTCCAAGAATGTTTCCATGATTATCAACTAATTGTACTGTTGGTGTTGGAGGTGGTCTGAATGTTGCTGTTTTAATTATTGCTACGGTAAATTCTCTGTTTAAACATTCATGTACTCCGTAATTGATTACTGGTATGAGTTCTCCACTTTTTTCCATTTCTATTTCAAGGATATGTTTACGTACTTCGTCATTTAAAACACCAACGCTTTGAACTCCTCTTAGAGGATTTATGGTGTCTAAAACTTCTTGCAGTACTTCTTCAGGATTTTTAGTTATAATTATTCCTCCCTATTTTTTAGATTAATACTTAAAACTTGTTTAACATTATTTAAGTATTTTATTGTATTTTAAGAGCAACTGGTATGTTCAAACATACTATTAAATTATTTTTAATCCTAGGGTCAATATAATAATATGGATGAATACAAAGAAATTTTTGAATCATGGGGTGGCCCAGATTGTCCAATGGAAGCAACTGTGGAATTAATTGGACGAAAATGGGTTATAGCATTAATTAGAGATATGTATGTAGGAAAAAAACATTTCACCGAATTTAAAAAGAATAAACCTGCTTTAAATAATTCTGTCTTGTCAGATACTCTTAAATTCATGTGTGAAAAGGGATTGGTTGAAAAAATAATTATTGATGAAGATAAAAGAAGTAACACGGAGTATCACCTTACTGACAAAGCTAAAAAACTTAATCATGTTATATATGCCATGATATTATATGGATTGGATGTATTGGATTGTTGTGATGAATTACCCGAGATTAAACATAAGATGAAAAAGGGGTACTATGAATTATTTGAAATAGGGGATTATAAAGAGTAGCCGAGGATGATTGTAATTATCCGGTCAGTATAATCCATATTGTACAGGTCCTTAATGTAATGGTCTGATTCTGTTGAAGGTGCTGCAATTGATAAGCTAGAAACAAGTTCTTCTATCTTGTCTTCACAGGATAATTCACCTCTTAGTTGACTTACCATGAAAAACTGTTTTTCGCCTGGTGTGGAAAGATTAGGGTATGTTGCAAAATATTCGGATATGAAATATACGCTGGGATCATTACGCAGGTCCTCTAGTTCTTCGGGGTCATATACTTCTTCTCCAATAAGAGTACCGTTTTCACTCATAAGTGTAAGTGTTGGTATTTGTTCTTCAACAGGAACAATAACATCAGTCTTATCCTTAATGATGACCAATGAGGTATCTTCATTCAAAGCTTCTTCTACTCCTTTATTAATGAGGGGAACCATTTCATTAAGTCTTTTCATCTCTATTAAGGTTATATTCTTTTTAGCTTCCTCATTTAAAGTATCAACTTTAATAACTCTGTCATCATTTTCCAGTAGTTCCTTAATTTTTTCATGTACTGACATATTATTGTTCACCTACCAGTTCCTGTGCAGTCATTCTAACTTCTTCTATTAACCTATGGGAATCGCCCCGTGTTGGCTTATTTTCTCCTATTGATAATATTTTCACTAATTCACATCCAATAGAATTAAATACTCGTGCTTTCTTAGCTATATATTCATCATAATGTCCATCTCTAGCTCCATAAGTATGAATTACAACACATTTGGGATTATTTTTTAATTGATTAGGGGTTGTTTTGGTCATTGAATAGAACCGGTCCATGAAAACACGTCCTTGACCACATATTTCACCAAAATAATTGGGACATGCAAAAATAAAAGCATCCGATTCACTCACTTTTTTCATAACACGGTTAAAATCATCATCTAAAACACACATTGTGGGTTTTTCAAAACTTTTGCATGCCCTACATGCTTGACAACCCCTTATTTTCATATCTTCAACAAAGTACACAGTATTGTGTCCATTGTTTTCTTCTATTACCTCTGTGAATATGTCCACAATATGCTTACAATTCCCATTTTTTCTCGGACTAGCAATTACACTCACAACATTCATGTATAACACCCTGTTTATTACTAATAAGTTTGTTTTATTCATTATTTAAAATAATTATATCAATTTTCATAATAATTATTT
It encodes:
- a CDS encoding helix-turn-helix domain-containing protein, coding for MDEYKEIFESWGGPDCPMEATVELIGRKWVIALIRDMYVGKKHFTEFKKNKPALNNSVLSDTLKFMCEKGLVEKIIIDEDKRSNTEYHLTDKAKKLNHVIYAMILYGLDVLDCCDELPEIKHKMKKGYYELFEIGDYKE
- a CDS encoding flavodoxin family protein, with the translated sequence MNVVSVIASPRKNGNCKHIVDIFTEVIEENNGHNTVYFVEDMKIRGCQACRACKSFEKPTMCVLDDDFNRVMKKVSESDAFIFACPNYFGEICGQGRVFMDRFYSMTKTTPNQLKNNPKCVVIHTYGARDGHYDEYIAKKARVFNSIGCELVKILSIGENKPTRGDSHRLIEEVRMTAQELVGEQ